Within the Nocardioides humi genome, the region CGGACGGTCACCTGGCCTCCTTCGGGGCTCCACTTGGCGGCGTTGTCGAGCAGGTTCGTGACCGCGCGCTCCAGCTCGGCGTCCTCGCCGATCACCCACCACGGCCGGGTGAACACCTCGAACTCGAGCCCGGGCGCGCGCCGGCGTACCCGCTGCACCGCGTGGTCGACGACATCGGCCAGGTCGACCGGCTCGACCTGCACCGGGATCGGCTCGTCGCGGGCGAGCTCGGTGAGGTCGCCGATGAGGGTGGTGAGCTCCTCGATCTGGGCGCGTACGTCGTCGAGCAGCTCGTCGCGGGCGTCCGGCGGCAGTCCCCCGAAGCCGTCGGGGCTGCGGGCGGTCATGGTGAGCAGGTCGATATTGGTGCGCAGCGCGGTCAGCGGCGTACGCAGCTCGTGGCTGGCGTCGGCGACGAGCTGGCGCTGCCGGATCCGGCTGGCGTCGAGCGCGACGAGCAGGTGGTTGAACGCCGTCGCCAGCCGCGCCACCTCGTCGTCGCCCTCGACCGGCAGGGGGGTGAAGTCCTCGGTGCGTGCGATCTCCTCCACCGACGCGGACAGCCGCCGCACCGGCCGCAGGCCGTTGCTCGCGACCCCCCAGCCGGCCAGTGCGGCGGCGAGGACGCCGAAGACGCCGAAGGCCACGGTCACCCAGCCCAGCCGGCGCAGCGTGCGGTCCTGGTCCTCCAGCGGCTGCGCGATGATCAGCGCGGAGCCGGCGCTCTGGGTGGGCACCGCGACGACCCGGTACCGGTCGCCGGCGAGCACGATGGTCCGCAGGCTCTGGTCCTTCTTGCCCTGCGCCACCTCGAGCTCGGCCCGTCCCAGCTCCAGCGTCGGCCCGCGGTCGAGGATCACCAGCGTGCCCTTGTTGTAGTCGAGGATCGCGATCCGTACGTCGCCCGCGCCCAGCGCCCACGACGGGATGCCCGACGCCCCCGCCGCCAGCAGCGTGTCGGACGCGGCGGCCTTGTCGGCGCGCTCGAGCAGCGCGTTGTCGAGGGTGTCCTGCATCTGCACCCGGGCCGTGATGTAGGCGCCGACCGCGACCAGCGCCACCGACATGCCGACCGCCATCGTGGTCAGCCAGATCACCCGGCTCGCCAGGGACCGGCGGTAGTGCCAGCGACCGTCCGGACCGGGGGCCATGGCCAGGCCCACGACGCGGTCACGACTCCGTCGCGCGCAGGACGTACCCGATGCCGCGGACGGTGTG harbors:
- a CDS encoding sensor histidine kinase, with amino-acid sequence MAPGPDGRWHYRRSLASRVIWLTTMAVGMSVALVAVGAYITARVQMQDTLDNALLERADKAAASDTLLAAGASGIPSWALGAGDVRIAILDYNKGTLVILDRGPTLELGRAELEVAQGKKDQSLRTIVLAGDRYRVVAVPTQSAGSALIIAQPLEDQDRTLRRLGWVTVAFGVFGVLAAALAGWGVASNGLRPVRRLSASVEEIARTEDFTPLPVEGDDEVARLATAFNHLLVALDASRIRQRQLVADASHELRTPLTALRTNIDLLTMTARSPDGFGGLPPDARDELLDDVRAQIEELTTLIGDLTELARDEPIPVQVEPVDLADVVDHAVQRVRRRAPGLEFEVFTRPWWVIGEDAELERAVTNLLDNAAKWSPEGGQVTVRLSDGVLTVDDQGPGIAETDRTRIFDRFWRSDDARTMPGSGLGLAIVRQVAERHSGSVQATANASGGARLVLKLPGRENPHA